The proteins below come from a single Felis catus isolate Fca126 chromosome A1, F.catus_Fca126_mat1.0, whole genome shotgun sequence genomic window:
- the RFESD gene encoding Rieske domain-containing protein — MDLDGSEQDPEVKEYSPVCVGREDDIKKSKRMTAVVHDREVVIFYHKGEYHAMDIRCYHSGGPLHLGEIEEFDGRPCIVCPWHKYKITLATGEGLYQSINPRDPSAKPEWCSKGVKQRIHTVTVDNGNIYVTLSKEPFKCDSDFYATGDFKVIQSSF; from the exons ATGGATCTTGATGGCTCTGAACAAGATCCTGAAGTGAAGGAATATTCTCCTGTCTGTGTTGGCAGAGAAGAtgacattaaaaaatctaaaagaatgaCAGCTGTTGTCCATGATAGAGAAGTGGTCATTTTCTACCACAAAGGAGAATATCATGCGATGGATATTCGCTGTTACC ACTCAGGAGGGCCTTTACATTTGGGAGAAATAGAG GAGTTTGACGGACGACCATGCATAGTTTGCCCCTGGCATAAATACAAAATTACTTTGGCAACAGGAGAAGGACTATACCAGTCTATAAACCCTAGAGATCCATCAGCAAAACCTGAGTGGTGCTCCAAAGGAGTAAAGCAAAGGATTCATACAGTGACAGTGGACAATGGGAACATTTACGTGACTCTTTCTAAAGAACCTTTTAAGTGTGACTCTGATTTTTATGCCACTGGAGACTTCAAAGTAATTCAGAGTTCTTTCTGA